A single window of Taeniopygia guttata chromosome 1, bTaeGut7.mat, whole genome shotgun sequence DNA harbors:
- the LIPI gene encoding lipase member I, with translation MLKLCFFLCLIYWVKSDEEEKCAEFTDLNIGNALSGTELHVQLLLYTRENRDCAERLIEYNVTASEYLNPTKKIVFVIHGFRPTGSPPAWLGDMKKLLLSSEDINLIIVDWNRGATTVNYKTAVENCRKVAEILKNYVDQMLVGGASLDSLYMIGVSLGAHIAGFVGQKYNGKLGRITGLDPAGPSFTGEPPERRLDPTDAQFVDVIHSDIDVLGFKKPLGTIDFYPNGGMDQPGCPKTFFSGFQYFKCDHQRSVFLFLSSLKSKCDIITYPCDSYLDYKRGKCVNCDAFQPMSCPVLGYHVDRWKKLLITYSSPTKAYFDTSDHDPFCMYNYLLDITTWNKSIRRGFIKVKIIDNAGNTVESQMNSEASTFQQYKRVKILTGFHQDIEKIGKISLTFSTKTLIGPPKKLRILQMKLKSLNNPKRLQLCRYDFVLMENTEVTFKPIPCSERGT, from the exons ATGCTGAAATTGTGTTTCTTCCTCTGTTTGATATACTGGGTGAAATCAG atgaggaagaaaaatgtgcCGAATTTACAGACCTTAACATAGGCAATGCTTTGTCTGGAACAGAACTCCATGTTCAGCTACTCCTATACACAAGGGAAAATCGGGATTGTGCTGAGAGGCTCATTGAATACAATGTGACTGCATCTGAGTACCTGAATCCAACCAAGAAAATTGTCTTTGTTATTCATGGCTTCAGGCCAACAGGATCTCCTCCAGCATGGCTGGGTGACATGAAGAAGCTTTTACTGTCTTCAGAAGATATTAATCTCATTATAGTTGATTGGAATCGTGGTGCTACCACTGTGAATTACAAAACTGCTGtggaaaactgcagaaaagTTGCAGAAATACTGAAGAATTATGTTGACCAGATGCTG GTGGGTGGAGCTTCTCTTGACTCTCTGTATATGATTGGAGTTAGTCTTGGTGCTCATATAGCTGGTTTTGTTGGCCAGAAGTATAATGGCAAACTTGGCAGAATTACAG GTCTGGATCCAGCAGGCCCTTCCTTCACTGGAGAACCACCAGAGCGCAGACTGGATCCTACTGATGCACAATTTGTGGATGTAATCCATTCAGATATTGATG TACTAGGTTTCAAGAAGCCATTAGGAACCATTGATTTCTATCCAAATGGAGGAATGGATCAGCCTGGTTGtccaaaaacatttttcagtg gatttcagtattttaaatgtGACCATCAGAGATCTGTCTTCCTCTTCTTATCATCATTGAAAAGCAAGTGTGACATAATAACATATCCTTGTGACTCTTATTTGGATTACAAGAGAGGAAAATGTGTTAATTGTGATGCTTTCCAGCCAATGTCCTGTCCAGTACTGG GTTATCATGTTGATAGATGGAAAAAGCTGTTGATAACATATAGTTCACCAACAAAAGCTTACTTTGATACCTCAGACCACGACCCATTCTGCA TGTATAACTACTTACTGGACATTACTACCTGGAATAAAAGCATTAGGAGAGGTTTCATTAAAGTTAAAATAATAGACAATGCTGGAAACACAGTAGAGTCACAGATGAATAG TGAAGCTTCAACATTCCAGCAATATAAAAGAGTCAAAATACTGACTGGATTTCACCAAGACAttgaaaaaattggaaaaatttcCTTGACTTTTTCTACGAAGACTTTAATAGGCCCCCCAAAAAAGCTTAGGATTCTTCAGATGAAGCTGAAATCTCTCAATAATCCAAAAAG GCTACAGCTGTGCAGATATGATTTTGTACTGATGGAGAACACTGAAGTGACCTTCAAACCTATCCCTTGCTCTGAGAGGGGTACATGA